A genome region from Pseudomonas helmanticensis includes the following:
- a CDS encoding YqaA family protein, with amino-acid sequence MAAAYTGLFFAAFGAATLLPLQSEAVLVGLLASERYWLWGLLAVATLGNVLGSLVNWWLGRGIERFQQRRWFPVSPRHMARARKHYERYGHWSLLLSWLPVIGDPLTLIAGVMREPLGRFLLIVSLAKGARYAVVAMLTLGWLG; translated from the coding sequence ATGGCAGCTGCCTATACCGGGCTGTTCTTTGCCGCATTCGGCGCGGCGACGTTGTTGCCGTTGCAGTCCGAGGCGGTGCTGGTCGGCTTGCTTGCCAGTGAGCGATATTGGCTGTGGGGGCTGCTTGCCGTGGCGACGCTGGGCAACGTGCTCGGCTCGCTGGTCAACTGGTGGCTGGGGCGGGGCATCGAACGGTTTCAGCAGCGGCGCTGGTTTCCGGTCAGCCCCAGGCACATGGCGCGGGCGCGCAAACACTATGAACGCTACGGCCATTGGTCATTGCTGCTCAGTTGGCTGCCGGTGATCGGCGACCCGCTGACATTGATCGCCGGGGTGATGCGCGAGCCGCTCGGGCGGTTCCTGTTGATCGTCAGCCTCGCCAAAGGCGCGCGTTATGCCGTGGTCGCAATGCTGACCCTCGGCTGGCTCGGTTGA
- a CDS encoding phenylacetate--CoA ligase family protein has protein sequence MTAAIELNQLVGFARAHSNYYREHLHNVAPCIASLGELPLIDPHTYWQSSHDLDHWSVLTGSLANALVFKTGGTSSNGKLSVFTRDEWQTLVSDFGVQLTAQLNDGDRIANLFFVGDLYASFVFVHDALAHTGSAVTEFPFTGNVDSAVLADSIAQYRINVLAGVPAHLLTFAAWLARQSRTLEGIDTQLYGGESLFGGQLLLLRRVFPNARIASIGYASVDAGFIGFSSRDCALNEHRMLDRHSVVEILDEQTGEVIEDCGRTGRLVLTNFTRRLMPLIRYPVGDLACWKEPCGAPMRKFALMGRSMDSQRVRVGSLTLLTAEIGEIVQRIAAGGEWQLVLDHSNNRDDLHLKWRHAAQRLDTTQVSAELRAALIDQYPLIEQLTADGLLNLQVASCVGEDFACHPRSGKHQKVVDLRLYGNASAEPHTWTS, from the coding sequence ATGACAGCTGCAATTGAACTGAACCAGTTGGTCGGCTTTGCCCGAGCGCATTCGAATTACTATCGCGAACATTTGCACAACGTCGCGCCCTGTATAGCGAGCCTCGGTGAATTACCGCTGATTGATCCGCACACCTACTGGCAATCGAGCCATGACCTCGATCATTGGTCAGTACTCACAGGCAGCCTCGCCAATGCGCTGGTATTCAAGACCGGTGGCACCAGCAGCAACGGCAAACTGTCGGTATTCACCCGTGACGAATGGCAGACACTGGTCAGCGACTTTGGCGTCCAGCTCACCGCGCAACTGAATGACGGCGACCGCATTGCCAATCTGTTTTTCGTCGGCGACCTGTATGCCAGTTTCGTGTTCGTCCACGATGCCCTCGCGCATACGGGCAGTGCCGTCACCGAATTCCCGTTTACCGGTAACGTCGATTCTGCAGTGTTGGCCGATTCGATTGCTCAATATCGGATCAACGTTTTAGCCGGTGTACCGGCGCACCTGCTGACGTTTGCTGCATGGCTTGCGCGTCAGTCGCGCACGCTTGAAGGTATCGACACCCAGCTCTACGGCGGCGAAAGCCTGTTCGGCGGGCAATTGCTGCTGTTGCGCCGGGTCTTTCCCAACGCCCGGATCGCCTCGATCGGTTACGCCAGTGTCGACGCCGGGTTTATCGGTTTCAGTAGCCGTGACTGCGCCCTGAACGAACACCGCATGCTCGACCGCCACAGTGTGGTGGAAATCCTCGATGAACAGACCGGTGAGGTTATCGAGGATTGCGGGCGGACGGGACGTCTGGTCCTCACCAATTTCACCCGTCGCCTGATGCCGCTGATTCGCTATCCGGTGGGCGACCTCGCCTGCTGGAAAGAACCTTGTGGCGCACCGATGCGTAAATTCGCCTTGATGGGGCGCAGCATGGACAGCCAGCGTGTGCGGGTCGGCAGTTTGACCCTGCTGACCGCCGAAATCGGCGAGATCGTGCAACGCATTGCTGCCGGAGGTGAATGGCAACTGGTGCTCGATCATTCAAACAATCGCGATGACTTGCACCTTAAGTGGCGGCACGCCGCGCAGCGCCTCGACACGACGCAAGTCAGTGCAGAACTGCGCGCGGCGTTGATCGATCAGTACCCTTTGATCGAACAACTGACTGCCGATGGATTACTCAATCTGCAAGTGGCGAGCTGCGTCGGTGAGGATTTCGCCTGTCATCCCCGCTCGGGCAAACACCAGAAAGTTGTCGACCTGCGCCTCTATGGCAATGCTTCTGCGGAGCCGCACACATGGACATCGTGA
- a CDS encoding DUF411 domain-containing protein: MRNHLRLVALSALFLSSLAQAADLIPIEVHRDANCGCCKKWISHLEANGFKVEDHVESDMSSFKQQHGVPPRLASCHTALINGKFVEGHVPADQVLALSKRDDLLGVAAPGMPMGSPGMEMDGISDAYQVIGLKKNGADVVVADYPAH; encoded by the coding sequence ATGCGAAACCACCTGCGTCTGGTCGCCCTGAGCGCCCTGTTTCTCTCTTCCCTGGCCCAGGCGGCCGACCTGATCCCGATCGAAGTGCATCGCGACGCCAATTGCGGTTGCTGCAAAAAATGGATCAGCCATCTCGAAGCCAACGGTTTCAAAGTCGAAGACCACGTCGAAAGCGACATGAGCAGCTTCAAGCAACAACACGGCGTGCCACCGCGCCTGGCGTCGTGTCACACCGCACTCATCAACGGCAAATTCGTCGAAGGCCACGTGCCGGCTGATCAAGTGCTGGCCCTGAGCAAGCGCGACGACCTGCTCGGTGTCGCCGCACCAGGCATGCCGATGGGCTCGCCTGGGATGGAAATGGACGGCATAAGCGATGCCTATCAAGTGATCGGCTTAAAGAAGAACGGCGCTGACGTGGTGGTGGCGGACTATCCGGCGCACTGA
- a CDS encoding methyl-accepting chemotaxis protein: MPAFRTIQARYTLFLVLFILLLSVLTVVGISQLVAPKLRHTEEQVVLNRIAEVAEQIQGELYKVQAQQRSITQTIPLLDSAAIDTVLPGLVDQYGELKVFGGGIWPLPGQREAGRNKFSTFWHRDASGKLAVNTFWNSDAAPNYYDQSWYKGGMATPRGQCAWAAAYKDDASAEPRTNCAMAIQKNGAAYGVSTIDVTLGFFNDLVASKEKDLNAQMLIVEADGKIISNSSRISGPIVLKNISELAGASTFASQVKAGLQNRDQAQRVEFDNNGEASTFFMRPIEGTPWFLATALPTKMLTAQRDDVLSTLSLLQIPLVILLVLLQVYAIRQLVSRLKALKANIDSLSSGDADLTRRITIRAEDELGAIGHSVNTFIAYLQSMIGEVTQATGAMASGLDNLQRTSAHTSQILLRHASETDQTVTAITEMSSTAESVAQNAAETAAFTQRANENADRSRVVVGEATSSVVALIDEVASATHKVENMQQDAQRITEILGVIGAIAGQTNLLALNAAIEAARAGEQGRGFAVVADEVRALAARTQASTSEINEMLTRLTQGVSSSVSAMENTQASCQSAADATARVNSGLDEMAGSVSHINSLSTQIATAAEQQSAVTEEINRSMVQIRHMVDELVQSGQASELNTRQLLEANSRVSAIMGRFKVR, translated from the coding sequence ATGCCCGCATTCCGTACCATTCAGGCTCGCTACACGCTGTTTCTGGTTCTGTTTATCCTGCTGTTGTCGGTGCTCACGGTGGTTGGCATCAGCCAACTGGTCGCGCCCAAGTTGCGCCACACCGAAGAACAGGTGGTGCTCAACCGCATCGCTGAAGTCGCCGAGCAGATTCAGGGCGAACTTTACAAAGTCCAGGCGCAGCAACGCAGCATCACCCAGACCATCCCGCTGCTCGACAGTGCCGCGATCGACACTGTGTTGCCGGGGTTGGTGGATCAATACGGCGAGCTGAAGGTTTTTGGCGGCGGCATCTGGCCGTTGCCGGGGCAGCGTGAAGCCGGGCGCAACAAGTTCAGCACCTTCTGGCACCGCGATGCTTCGGGCAAATTGGCGGTGAACACCTTCTGGAACAGCGACGCGGCACCCAACTATTACGACCAGAGCTGGTACAAGGGCGGCATGGCGACGCCGCGCGGCCAGTGCGCCTGGGCCGCAGCCTATAAAGACGACGCCAGCGCCGAGCCACGTACCAACTGCGCGATGGCCATTCAGAAGAATGGAGCCGCTTACGGCGTGTCGACCATCGACGTCACCCTCGGCTTCTTCAATGACCTGGTCGCAAGCAAGGAGAAAGACCTCAACGCGCAAATGCTGATCGTCGAAGCGGACGGCAAGATCATCAGCAACAGCTCGCGCATCAGCGGCCCGATCGTGCTGAAGAACATCAGCGAACTGGCCGGCGCCTCGACTTTCGCCAGCCAGGTCAAGGCCGGCCTGCAAAACCGCGATCAGGCGCAGCGCGTCGAGTTCGACAACAACGGCGAAGCCAGCACCTTCTTCATGCGTCCGATCGAGGGCACGCCGTGGTTCCTCGCCACGGCCCTGCCGACCAAAATGCTCACCGCGCAGCGTGACGATGTACTCAGCACCCTGAGCCTGCTGCAGATTCCGCTGGTGATCCTGCTCGTGCTGTTGCAGGTCTATGCGATCCGCCAGTTGGTTTCGCGCCTGAAAGCCTTGAAAGCCAACATCGATTCGCTGTCCAGCGGCGACGCCGACCTGACGCGACGGATCACCATTCGCGCCGAGGATGAACTGGGCGCGATCGGCCATTCGGTCAACACGTTTATCGCTTACCTGCAAAGCATGATTGGCGAAGTCACCCAGGCCACCGGCGCCATGGCGTCGGGCCTCGACAACCTGCAACGCACCTCGGCGCACACCAGCCAGATCCTGTTGCGTCACGCCTCGGAAACCGATCAGACCGTCACCGCTATCACCGAAATGAGTTCGACGGCGGAAAGCGTTGCACAAAACGCCGCCGAGACCGCTGCCTTCACCCAGCGCGCCAACGAAAACGCCGACCGTTCACGCGTGGTGGTCGGTGAAGCGACCAGCAGCGTGGTCGCGCTGATCGATGAGGTCGCCAGCGCTACACACAAGGTTGAAAACATGCAGCAAGACGCCCAGCGCATCACCGAGATTCTCGGGGTGATCGGCGCGATTGCCGGCCAGACCAACCTGCTGGCACTCAACGCGGCGATTGAAGCGGCGCGTGCCGGTGAGCAGGGTCGTGGCTTTGCGGTGGTGGCCGACGAGGTGCGCGCCCTCGCCGCCCGCACCCAGGCCAGCACGTCGGAAATCAACGAGATGTTGACCCGTCTGACCCAAGGCGTCAGTTCTTCGGTCAGCGCCATGGAAAACACCCAGGCCAGTTGCCAGTCGGCAGCGGATGCCACCGCGCGGGTCAACTCGGGTCTGGATGAAATGGCCGGTTCGGTCAGCCACATCAACAGCCTCAGCACGCAGATCGCCACCGCCGCCGAACAGCAAAGCGCGGTGACCGAAGAGATCAACCGCAGCATGGTGCAGATCCGCCACATGGTCGACGAACTGGTGCAGAGCGGCCAGGCCAGCGAACTTAACACCCGGCAACTGCTGGAAGCCAACAGCCGCGTGAGCGCGATCATGGGCCGCTTCAAGGTCCGCTAA
- a CDS encoding GNAT family N-acetyltransferase: MDIVTLRNYRSTDAVAVSRLFREVYGDHYVHPHVYLPYMISQNHDDGRWHSLVAVSGKKILGHATLFRNAGSPVAELALTVVHPATREQNIATRLGQQLLIHAQALGCRGVTIKQVTHHAYSQKMADRLGFHSTGLLPDYAPSPFGEILPESIVMGFRGIDDYERPLPSLDWPASCADFMQQMCNEFGTRKKPSPWVGQAMHFDQHSGRYDMVLKQLSSAVLQQLRQLPAHWMVSIRLRLAEGFAGAMHNLSMAGFTFTGIVPDDRGEGWLALFHRNYLPRQLQLHCARMQQLQDQIQQRFGDYCNTALQAR, translated from the coding sequence ATGGACATCGTGACCCTGAGAAACTACCGCAGCACCGATGCTGTGGCGGTCAGCCGCCTGTTCCGCGAAGTCTATGGCGACCACTACGTTCATCCCCACGTTTATCTGCCCTACATGATCAGTCAGAACCACGACGATGGCCGTTGGCATTCGCTGGTGGCCGTGAGCGGCAAAAAAATCCTCGGCCACGCGACACTGTTCAGAAATGCCGGCTCGCCGGTCGCCGAACTGGCGCTGACTGTGGTTCATCCAGCGACACGTGAGCAAAACATTGCCACGCGGCTGGGGCAACAGTTGCTGATCCATGCGCAAGCGCTGGGCTGCCGTGGCGTGACGATCAAACAAGTGACCCATCACGCCTACTCGCAAAAAATGGCCGACAGGCTCGGATTTCACAGCACGGGACTGTTACCCGACTACGCGCCTTCGCCATTTGGCGAGATATTGCCGGAGTCGATCGTCATGGGTTTCAGAGGCATCGACGACTACGAGCGGCCGCTGCCATCGCTTGACTGGCCAGCCAGCTGCGCCGATTTCATGCAGCAGATGTGCAACGAGTTTGGCACGCGCAAAAAACCCTCACCCTGGGTCGGGCAAGCAATGCATTTCGACCAGCATTCAGGGCGTTATGACATGGTGCTCAAACAACTGAGCAGTGCCGTGCTCCAGCAACTGCGGCAATTGCCGGCACACTGGATGGTTTCGATCAGGCTCAGGCTGGCAGAAGGTTTTGCCGGCGCAATGCACAATCTGTCGATGGCAGGGTTCACGTTCACCGGGATTGTCCCGGATGATCGCGGCGAAGGCTGGCTGGCACTGTTTCACCGCAACTACTTGCCGCGCCAGTTGCAATTGCACTGCGCGCGCATGCAACAGCTGCAGGATCAAATACAGCAACGCTTCGGCGATTACTGCAATACCGCACTGCAAGCTCGTTGA
- a CDS encoding alpha/beta fold hydrolase — MSVTRFRWLPGLLLSAALPLFAHAATEATSAEGPAYGPELQGFEYPYTLKHFAFQSQGKSLQMGYMDVAAHGKANGRTVVLLHGKNFCAATWDSSIKALSEAGFRVIAPDQIGFCTSSKPDNYQYSFQQLATNTQQLLKALGIQKATLLGHSTGGMLATRYALLFPEQVEQLALVNPIGLEDWKALGVPYRTVDQWYQRELKVSAQGIRDYERSTYYDGRWKPEFDRWVDMLAGLSKGPGKIQVAWNSALIYDMIFTQPVYYEFKDLKMPTLLLIGTSDTTAIGKDLAPPEVKARIGHYEVLGKQVAKLIPQSTLVEFPGMGHAPQMEEPAQFHKALLGWLNTTNPVR, encoded by the coding sequence ATGTCCGTCACGCGTTTCCGCTGGCTGCCCGGTCTGTTGCTCAGTGCCGCGCTGCCGCTGTTTGCCCATGCTGCCACTGAGGCAACGTCTGCCGAAGGCCCGGCTTACGGGCCAGAGCTGCAAGGCTTTGAATACCCCTACACGCTGAAACACTTCGCCTTCCAGTCCCAGGGCAAATCGTTGCAGATGGGTTACATGGATGTCGCTGCCCACGGTAAGGCCAACGGTCGCACCGTGGTGCTGCTGCACGGCAAGAATTTTTGCGCGGCGACCTGGGACAGTTCGATCAAGGCTTTGAGTGAAGCCGGTTTTCGGGTGATTGCCCCGGACCAAATCGGTTTCTGCACCTCCAGCAAACCAGACAATTATCAATACAGCTTTCAGCAACTGGCGACCAACACCCAGCAATTGCTCAAGGCGCTGGGTATTCAGAAGGCTACCCTGCTCGGCCATTCCACCGGCGGCATGCTCGCCACCCGTTATGCGTTGCTGTTTCCCGAGCAGGTCGAGCAACTGGCGCTGGTCAACCCGATTGGCCTGGAAGACTGGAAAGCCCTCGGCGTGCCTTATCGCACCGTCGATCAGTGGTATCAGCGCGAGTTGAAAGTCAGCGCTCAAGGCATCCGTGATTACGAGCGCAGCACCTATTACGATGGTCGCTGGAAGCCCGAATTCGATCGCTGGGTCGACATGCTCGCCGGCCTCAGCAAGGGGCCGGGCAAGATCCAGGTCGCGTGGAACTCGGCGCTGATCTACGACATGATTTTCACCCAGCCGGTGTACTACGAGTTCAAGGACCTGAAGATGCCGACGCTGTTGCTGATCGGCACCTCCGACACCACGGCCATCGGCAAGGACCTCGCGCCACCTGAGGTGAAAGCCAGAATCGGTCACTACGAGGTGCTCGGCAAACAAGTGGCCAAGCTGATCCCGCAGTCGACGCTGGTAGAGTTTCCCGGCATGGGCCACGCGCCACAAATGGAAGAACCGGCGCAGTTCCACAAGGCGCTGCTCGGCTGGCTGAACACAACCAATCCCGTTCGTTGA